The Pseudomonas sp. TH06 genome contains the following window.
TAGGGGCGGCGTTCGTTGAGGGCAAGCTCGAACTGGAGGGCTCGATCAGCGAAGTCATCCGGGTCTGCGACGAACTGAGTAATGCCTTGCTGGGTGAGGATGACGACAGTCAGCCTGTGCGTTCGGTCCATGACAAGGAAACCGATGCCAAAGCCATTTCCTACCACTACGACTTGTCCAACGCGTTTTACCAGCTCTGGCTGGACAGCGATATGGCGTATTCCTGTGCCTATTTCGAGACTGGCAGTGAAACGCTGGAACAGGCGCAGCAAGCCAAATTCCGTCACCTGTGCCGCAAGCTTCGTTTGCAGTCCGGCGACTATCTGCTGGATGTTGGTTGCGGTTGGGGCGGACTGGCGCGTTACGCTGCGCGCGAATTCGGCGCCAAGGTGTTCGGCATCACCCTGAGCAAGGAACAACTGGAACTGGCGCGCGAGCGTGTCAAAGCCGAAGGCCTGGAAGACCAGATCGAACTGCAATTGCTCGACTACCGCGATCTGCCGCAGGACGGTCGTTTCGATAAGGTGGTCAGCGTCGGCATGTTCGAACACGTCGGTCACGCCAACCTCGCCGAATACTGCAAAACCCTGTTCGGTGCAGTGAAAGAGGGAGGTCTGGTGATGAACCACGGTATCACCGCCAAACACACTGATGGCCGTCCGGTGGGGCGTGGAGCCGGCGATTTCATCGAGAAATACGTGTTCCCCAACGGTGAGTTGCCGCATCTGGCGATGATCTCGGCGGAGATCAGTGAAGCAGGGCTGGAGATCGTCGACGTCGAAAGTCTGCGTCTGCACTACGCGCGGACGCTGGACCATTGGAGCGAGCGACTGGAAGACAACCTGGAAGCCGCAGGGAAACTGGTGCCCGATCAGGCGCTACGGATCTGGCGCCTGTACCTCGCGGGTTGCGCTTACGCGTTCGCCCGTGGCTGGATCAATCTGCACCAGATCCTTGCAGTGAAAGCGCACGCCGATGGCAGCCATGAACTGCCATGGACTCGCGACGACATCTATCACCCTTGACCCTTGATCACCTCTTTACTTTCGGTAGAGAGGCGTTTCAAAGAATGGGTGAAATCAGCCGGGCGATCCGCATGCCGAGTTGTTGCAGGCGGTGGATCTCCCGGCTTTCTTCTTTGGCGATCTCGTAGGATTGCTCGAAGTCCGCGATGAGCATGTTCTCCACTGTGGCGGCGAAGGCGCTGTCGACGGTCAGCAACATCACTTCGAAATTCAGCCGGAACGAACGGTTGTCCAGATTGGCACTGCCGATGGCGCTGATTTCGCTGTCGATCAACACCACTTTCTGATGCAGAAAACCGGGTTCGTAACGGAACACCCGCACGCCGGCACGAACCGCTTCGAAGGCGTAAAGGCTGGATGCGGCGTAGACGATGCGGTGATCAGGACGCGACGGCAGCAGCAAGCGCACATCGACGCCGCGTAACACCGCCAGACGCAAAGCGGCGAACACGGCTTCATCAGGAATGAAGTAGGGGCTGGTGATCCATACGCGCTCCGTCGCTGCGTGAATGGCCTCGACGAAAAACAGCGAACAGGTTTCGTAGGCATCCGCCGGACCACTCGCGAGCAGTTGGCAGAGCACGCCGTCATCCGGGTATTCATCCGGAAGGATCAGCGGTGGCAATGCACGGGCGGCCCAGAACCAGTCTTCGGCAAACGATTCCTGCATGCACGCCACCACCGGGCCGCGCACTTGCACATGCGTATCGCGCCACGGCGCCAGCGGTGGTTTCTCGCCGAGGTATTCATCACCGACGTTGTGCCCGCCGACAAATCCGAGCACGCCATCGACCACGACGATCTTGCGGTGATTGCGGAAGTTGACCTGAAAGCGGTTGAGCCAACCGCTGCGCGTGGCGAACGCTTTGACCTCGACGCCGCCATCGCGTAACGCCTGCACATAACTGTGGGGCAGGGCGTGGCTGCCAATGCGGTCGTAGAGCAAATGAATGGCCACACCTTCGGTGGCTTTCTTCAGCAACAAATCGCGCAGGCGCTGGCCGAGACGATCATCGTGAATGATGAAAAACTGGATCAGCACTGCTTCCTTCGCTTGCTCGATAGCGTGGAAGATTGCCTCGAACGTTGCCGTGCCGTTGACCAGCAAACGAACTTCGTTGTTCGCCAGACACGGCATGCGCCCCAGTTTCGGCATGGCGCGCAGCGATGCGTAGGCATTCGAGGCGCGAGCGGTCAGCGCTTCTTCCACCCAGGGACGCCAGTTCAGCTCGGAGATGGCCTGACGCATTTGTTCGTTGGCCTGGCGGCGCGCCTTGATGTAACCATCGAAGGTGCTGCGGCCGAACACCAGGTAAGGAATTAGCGTCAGGTAAGGAATGAAGATCAGCGACAATGCCCAGGCGATCGAGCCTTGGGCCGTGCGCACCGTCAGCACCGCGTGAATCGCGGCGATCAAGCCTAAGGTGTGTATCAGGGCGATCAAATAACCGAAAATGTGCGGTCCGAAATAATCCATGGGGCAGCCTTGCTCCGCAAGATTCAATGCCCTAACAGACCATGTTCTGTGGCGAATGTCGCTATTTAATTGGTGCATGAACCGAAGCAATCGGCCGACGTCTAACGGCCACTACTGATCAGGAGTTACTCGATGAACGTTCGTCTGCTGGGTTTGGCGCTGGGCCTGGGTTTGGCATTGCCGGTGATTGCGCAGGCGCAAATGCTGCAGCCGGGTCTGTGGGAAATGACCTCAAGCAATGTGAAAGTCGATGATCAGCCGATGGATGTGCAATCGATCCTTGGCCAGCTTCAGGGCCAGATGACACCGCAGCAGCGGGCGGCGCTGGAGAAGAACGGCATCAATATCGGCGGCAAGGGTATCCGCGCTTGCCTGACGCCTGAGCAAGTGGCGACTAACGATATTCCGCTGGCCGATCCGCAATCGGGCTGCAAACAGCAGATCACCGAGCGCAGTGGCAACCAATGGAAGTTCCGTTTCAGCTGCCCGAAAGCGCAGGGTACGGGTGTGGCCACGTTCCTCAGTGATCGCGAATTCACCACCATCGCCAACGGTACGTTCAATGCGATCGGTATCAATCAGAAGGGCAGCCTGGAAACCCGCGCGGTGTGGCTCGGTCAGGATTGCGGCACCGTCAAACCAAGAGCTTAAAAGCTACTCCTTGTAGGAGCTGCGGCACGCTGCGATCTTTTGATTTCAAGAATCCGGATCAAAAGATCGCAGCCTCGTTTCACTCGAATGCTCCTACAGAGTTGGGTATCTGGCGAAGATTACTCAGCGCATGAATCGCAGCGGCAACCCTCGACACCCATCATTCACGCGACTCTCGTGCCAGGCGATCTGCCCAGACACCAGCGTCGTGCTCACCCGATGCCGAAAGCTTCGACCGGCAAACGGTGTCCACCCGCACTGCGACAATATCGGCTGTCGAGACACCTCCAGCATCTGCGGTTGGATCAACACCAGATCTGCCCAATACCCCTCACGCAAATAACCTCGATCCGGAATGGCAAACAGGTCCGCGACGCGGTGGCTGGTCTTCGCTACCAGCGTAGTCATCGGCAACACGCCATCCGCCACCAGTTCCAGTAATGCCGGCAGCGCATGCTGTACCAAAGGCAAACCCGAAGGTGCCTCGGCGTAAGGTCGCTGTTTTTCGGCCCAGGTATGCGGGGCGTGATCACTGCCGATCACATCCAGTCGATTGCTCAGGAGTGCCTCACGCAAGGCATCGCGGTCGGACTGAGTCTTGATCGCCGGATTGCATTTGATCAGGTTGCCGAGATCTGGATAGTCGCGATCATCGAACAATAAATGGTGCAGGCAAACTTCCGCGGTGATGCGTTTTTGTGCCAGCGGTTTATCTTCGAAGAGTGCCAGTTCGCGAGCCGTGGTCAGGTGCAAAACGTGCAGGCGGGTGCCGTGGCGTCTGGCGAGATCCACGGCCAGCGAGGAAGAGCGATAGCAGGTTTCGGCATTGCGAATCAGCGCATGTGCCTCTGGCGGCAGATGCTCACCGACGCGTTCTCGCAGGCTGGCCGCATTGGCGTCGATGCTCGGCGTGTGCTCGCAGTGGGCCAACAGAATCGTCGGCACGTCGGCGAACAGTCGTTCAAGAATCTGCGGGTCATCCACCAGCATGTTGCCGGTCGAGGCGCCCATGAACACTTTGACCCCGGCCACTTCGCACGGATTGAGCGCAGCCACGGTGTCGAGGTTGTTCTGGCTGACACCGAAGTGAAAGCCGTAATTGGCCACCGAACTGATTGCCGCCCGACGCTTCTTGTCGGCCAGTGCTTCGAGGGTGAGAGTCGCCGGGTGGGTGTTGGGCATGTCCATGAAACTGGTGATGCCACCGGCGACTGCCGCGCGCGATTCGGTGTGAATGCTGCCCTTGGCCGGCGCGCCGGGTTCGCGGAAATGCACCTGGTCATCGATCATGCCCGGCAGCAGCCATTGGCCGCTGGCATCAATTTCCACGGCGGCGTTTTCGCCTTCGATACTGCGCCCAATCTTGACGATGCGACCGTTGCTGACCAGCAGATCGCTGTCGAACTCCCGTCCCTCGTTGACCAGCCGTGCGTTGCGGATCAGCACACTGCTCATGATTCAGAACTCGTTCTGCAAGGCTTTATAGCCGCGCACCAGATCGACGTTGGTGCGCGCCACGTCTTCGGAAAACTCCGAGGCACTCACACTCACCGGCGGGAATAACGAGAGGTCGGTGTTCGGGCCGATGCGAGTAGTGGAGGGCACGTAGAACGCGTCGGGCAAGTCGCGCCCGTCGACCACCGAGTTGTGGCGCACCACACAGCCGTTGCCGACCACGCAATTGAACAACACGCTGTTGAAGCCGATGAACACGCGGTCGCCGACCACGCAGGGACCGTGCACGATAGAGCGGTGGGCGATGGACGTGTATTGGCCAATGGTCACTGCCGCGCCGGACTTGGAGTGGATGACCACACCGTCCTGAATGTTCGAATTGGCGCCGATGGTGATCGGCTCCATTTCGCCAGATGCATCGACTTCGTCGGCGCGGATCACCGCGTACGGTCCGACAAAGACATTCTCACCGATCACTACTTTGCCGCAGATGATCGCGGTTTTGTCGACGTAGGCCGACTCGGCAATTTGCGGCAGATCGCCTGAAGGGTTCCTGCGAATCATGGTTTGCTCAGCGCGTCGTAAAGGGTGTTGAGGTTGTATTCGAACAGTCCGGTGAACGTGCTGGCCGGCCCGCTGGCAGCCAGAGCATCGGAGTAGAGTGTGCCGCCAATGTGCGCGCCGCTCTCGTCGGCGATCTGCTTGAGCAATCGCGCGTCCTTGATGTTCTCCATGAACACCGCTTTGACTTTGGCCTGGCGGATCTGGGTGATCAGCGCCGCCACTTCTGCCGCCGACGGCTCACGTTCGGTGGACAATCCTTGCGGGGCCATGAAGTCAATGCCGTATGCCTGACCGAGGTAACCGAAGGCGTCGTGGCTGGTGACGATCTTGCGATTGCCCGGCGGCAGCGAACCGAGTTTGGTTTTGGCTTCGGCGAGCAGAGCGTAGATTTGCTTCAAATAGGTTTGGCTGTTGCGCTCGTAGTCCGCCTTGTTCGTCGGGTCGGCTGCGATCAGCGCCTTGGTGATGTTGGCGATGTACAACTCGGCGTTGGCCAGGTTATGCCAGGCGTGCGGATCGGGAACGGTTTCGCCATCCTCATCCAGCGAACGTGGAATCACACCATGGCTGGCACTGATAACTGCGGCTTGGGTGTCGGTGCTGGTCACCAGACGATCAAGCCATGGTTCAAATCCCAAACCGTTCTTGATGATCAATTTGGCCTTGAGCAACGCTTTGGCGTCGTCCGGTGTCGGTTCGTAGGTGTGCGCGTCAGCGTCCGGGCCGACCAGATTGGTGATCTGAATGTGCTCACCGCCGACTTGATGAACCATGTCGGCGAGGATGCTGAAGCTGGTGACCACCGGCAATTTCTCCGCCGCCGATATCGACATCGACAGCATCAGGCTGAACAGCACGAGTAGAACGCGCATCGGGAAACACCTCATTGGGATGTGAGCAATGGTGGGCGGCGCAGCAGACCGTGTACCGGACCGAACACCACGGACAGCAGATAACCGGCGCCGGCGACCAACACGATGGCCGGGCCGCTGGGTAGCGAGTAATAGAAAGACAGCAGTAAGCCGAGCCAAACCGACAAGCAGCCGAGGAGGGCGGCGATGGCAATCAGGACTGGCAAGCGTCGACTCCAGAAACGTGAGGCCGCGGCGGGTAGCATCATCAGTCCGACGACCATGAGCGCGCCGATTGCCTGGAATCCGATCACCAGATTCAGTACGACCAGGGTCAGGAACACGCCGTGGGCGAGTGGGCCTAGGCGGCTGACGGTTCTCAGGAACAGTGGATCGAGGGTGTCGAGCAGCAGTGGTTTGTAGATCAACACCATGGCGATCAGGCTGACTGCCGAGACCCACAACATGCCGGTGAGGGTCGGGCCGTCTACGGCCAATGCCGAGCCGAACAGCAGGTGTAGCAGGTCGAGGCGTTTACCGGCGATACCCAGAATCAACACGCCGCTGGCCAGCGATATGGGATAGATCGCGGCGAGGCTTGCGTCTTCACGCAGGCCGGTACGGCGGGTAATCCATGCGGCGATGCCGGCCATGCTCAGGCCTGCACCGAGCCCGCCGAGTGTCAGCGCCGGCAAACTCAGACCGGCGAACCAGAATCCGAGCGCTGCGCCAGGAAGGATGCCGTGGGCGATAGCGTCACCGATCAGGCTCATGCGGCGCAGGATCAAGAACACACCGAGTGGCGCAGTACTGCAGGCCAACACCAGGCCGCCGAGCAATGCTCGGCGCATGAAGACGAACTCGTTGAACGGTTGCCAGAGAGCGACGGTGAGCATCAGGCCACCTGCATGTGCGGAGACTGCTGGATGAGTTCTGCGCTCGAGCCATAAACACAGTCCCGGTTTTTGATCAGCAACGTTTTCGGGATGTGCTGGCGAACGGCAGTGAGGTCATGGCACACCACAACCAGCGTTCGACCTTCGGCCTGCCAGGCCTGGATGTGTTGCCAAAGCAGCTGCTGACCCAGTTCATCGAGTGCGGCGTGGGGTTCGTCGAGTAGCAGCACAGGGGAGTCGGTCAGGCTCAATCGCGCGAGTAGGGCGCGTTGTAGTTCACCACCGGAGAGGGCCATGAGCGAGCGATTGTCGAGGCCATTCAGGTGCCAGGCGTCCAGTGCCGTCGCGAGACGCTGGGCGCGCAATTGGGTGGAAAGTCTGCGTCCCCAGAAACCCGCCGCAACCAACTCTTGGAGGCTGATCGGGAATTGACGATCCAAATGCTGTTGTTGCGGGAGGAAGGACACCCCACTCTGACGTGGAACACTCAGGGTGACCTGTCCTGCCAAAGGCTTTTGTAGTCCGGCAATGACTTTCAGCAGGCTGCTTTTTCCACAACCATTGGCCCCGATGATTGCCGTCAGACTGCCGCTTTCAAACTCAAGGGTCAGGGGCGAGGTGAGGGGTTGGCCGGGTGCGCCCCAGCTAAGGTGCTGGCAACGAATCATGCTAGCTCCCGGCGCCAGGTGCTTTCCGCGACAGCGTCATGGGCGTGCAGGCTTTCGGCGTGAATCACGCGCAGGTGGAATGCGCTGACTCCCGGGGAGCGCCGTAGAGCGAGATTTAATCGGCGAGCGGCGTCTTCGCAGAACATCAGGTTCTGTCCATTGGCCAGGGCAAAGGCTTGTTCGTCTGCGCGTTTCACTGCTGTTTGTACGGCAGTGCCCAGTGCTGCTTCAGCGTCGTTGATGATTGCACTGAGCGGCAATTCATCGATGAACTCATCGAGATGCACGTGCAGTTGGGCGGTGCTGCGTTGGCTGTGTGGCGTGGCAACAATGCCTTGGGACGAGCCTAGCCAGGTGAGGACCTCGGCGTGTTGCAGAGGCTTGTTGGCGAAATCATTGACGAATTGTTGCTGGATCAATTGTCTCGCCAAGGCAGCTGAGCAAGGACAAGTTGAGGAGTAGGGCACGTCGATTTTGAGTTCCACGTGGAACACTGTGTTTTTCAGGCTGACCGAAATGATCGCTGGATAAGACTTCCATCCCGCCAAGGGGCTGACCATCGCCGGCCTTCTCAGCATCAAATCAGTATGAATATTCAGATACGCGTTGCTGGATAACCCGTCGTGGCTGTCGAGGAAATGTTGGAGAACTCGACGCAACAGAGCCGGGCAGAGACTCTCCTTTTCCAGGCTTTCCAAAGCCAGATACAAGCGCGACATGTGGATGCCACGCGCTTCACCATCGTCAAGGCTCACGCCTGCATCAGCCTTCGCAATCAAGCGCTGGCCATCCAACAACACCGGTAAAGCTATGCCGCACATTCCCACCCATTCAAGTGGCAAGGCTTGGCGAGCGGACTGCGCGGCGATATCCGGAAGTGTCAGAGAATTCATGTTCGGGACCGTGGTGTTGATTGAATTGAATGTTACATTATAACAATTCAAATCACGATGCCTTTTTCATGAACAGGCTTTCATATGCACAGACGTCGTTTGCTCAATCTGATTCTGGCCAGCGCGGCCTTCGCTTTACCCATCGGTGCCTCTGCTTCCTCTGCGCAAATCCGTCAGGCGAGGATCTGGCGTTCAGCTGAAAAGCTTCGATTGGTGTTCGATTTAAGCGCAGCGGTTCGCTACAAAGCGTTCAGTCTCGGCGCCCCTGAGCGACTGATTATTGATGTGAGCGGTGCCACGCTGAATGGGGATCTGAGCCAACTGGCACTCAGCGATACGGTGATTCGCTCGATTCGATCTGGGCAAACGGGGCTGGACGATACCCGTATCGTTCTCGATCTGAAGGCTCCGGTACTGCTAAACAGCTTCCTTCTGGCCCCTCAGGATGGGCAAGGTCATCGACTTGTCTTGGACCTGGTCAGTGCGAAACAAGAGTCGATAGTCGCAATGGTTCCACGTGAAACACCCGCGATTAAGGCCCATCGAAAGCGCGACATTATTGTGGTTGTCGATCCAGGCCATGGCGGAAAAGACCCCGGCGCAGTTGGCGCCAAGGGTGAGCGTGAGAAGGATGTCGTGCTTTCCATCGCTCAGTTGCTCGCCAGACGCCTGAAAAAAGAGAAGGGTTTTGACGTAAAACTGGTGCGCAACGACGACTTCTTCGTGCCCTTGCGCAAGCGGGTGGAGATTGCCCGCCAGCACAAGGCTGACATGTTTATCTCGGTGCATGCTGACGCAGCACCGCGACTGACGGCCTCAGGCGCATCGGTTTACTGCCTCTCCGAAGGTGGCGCGACATCGGCGACTGCGCGTTTCATGGCGCAGCGCGAGAACGGCGCAGACCTGCTCGGTGCTACCAGTCTGCTCAACCTAAAAGACAAGGATCCGATGCTTGCCGGGGTCATTCTCGACATGTCGATGAACGCCACCATCGCTGCCAGTTTGCAGCTCGGCAGTACGATTCTGGAGAGTCTGGCGGGGATTACCGCGCTGCATCAGAAGCGTGTGGAGCAGGCAGGATTTGCTGTGCTGAAGTCGCCCGATGTGCCATCGATCCTTGTAGAAACCGGCTTCATTTCCAATGCTCGTGACAGTCAGCGACTGGTCACCCAAAGGCATCAGCAAGCCATTGCGGACGGGTTATATGAAGGTGTGCAGCGCTATTTTCAGAAAAATCCGCCGATCGACAGCTTCCTGGCCTGGCAACAGGAACAACAAAAAGGCCTGGTTTAGCAGCCAGTAATCCGGCTACAGGTAAATTTTGCACTGCTGCCTCCCGAGCTGGAGAAGCGATTGATGGTCGTCCAACCCACCCGACGGGTGTAGCCCACCCAGGCTTCACCGTCTGAGGCGATACCGGTGAAGAACGTCAGTTGACCGAAGCGGCTGTTGGTTTGTGCCCAATATCGTTGGCCGTTCCTTTCGAAGCCACGCAGGTAAAGCGTATTGCCAATAGAGTTGACGCTGTAGGCATTACCCTCAGCGTCCATGCAGGCCAGCAGATTGGCGCTACGCGTGCAGGTGGCAAGCGCAGGATTTTGTCCCCAAGCGTTAGTGGCAGCTAACAACGCGAGGCTCAATATTGAGCATTTCAGCGCTTCTTTCATGACATTTCCTGAGCGACGTATTGATCGCAGCTTCCGACTCTTGGTCGTGAAGCGCAAGAGCGGGGCTGGCTAATTCATATTGTTATACTATAACATCAATTTGAACTGAGCCTGATTCGGCCGATTTCAAGCGTTTAGCTTCCTGCGAATCCATTGTTTGAAGCCCAAGAACGTCCAGCGCTACGCAAAAGCGCAGATCGGCTGCTACCTGAAGAGGATTACCCAATGTCAGCCGCACTGCCTGTTACCGTTCTTTCCGGATTTTTGGGCGCCGGAAAAAGTACACTTTTGAATTACGTACTACGTAATCGCCAAGGGCTGCGCGTGGCAGTCATCGTTAACGATATGAGCGAGATCAATATCGATGGCAGCGAAGTTCAACGTGATGTCAGCCTGAACCGCGCAGAAGAAAAACTCGTGGAAATGAGTAACGGCTGTATCTGCTGTACGTTACGCGAGGACTTGCTGGAAGAAGTCAGCAAACTGGCCGGCGAGGGCCGTTTCGATTACTTATTGATCGAATCCACCGGCATCTCCGAGCCATTGCACGTCGCGGAGACCTTCACTTTCCGTGATGAGCAAGGGCAAAGCCTCGCCGATATCGCCCGGCTGGACACCATGGTCACTGTAGTCGACGGTGTGAATTTCCTCCTCGACTATCAGGCCGCGGAAAGCCTCGCCTCTCGCGGGGAAGTCCTTGGTGAAGAGGACGAACGCTCCATCACCGACTTGTTGATCGAGCAAATCGAATTCGCTGACGTGCTGTTGATCAGCAAGATCGATCTGATCAGTCAGCGGGAGCGTGAGGAACTGACCGCCATTCTCAAGCGCCTCAACGCCCAGGCTGAAATCATCCCGATGGTGATGGGTGAAGTTCCGTTGGAGAGCATTATCAATACCGGTCGTTTCGACTTCGAAAAAGCCGCGCAAGCGCCGGGTTGGCTGAAAGAGTTGCGCGGAACGCACGTCCCGGAAACCGACGAATACGGCATCGCCTCTACCGCCTACCGCGCGCGAAGACCCTTTCATCCGCAACGCTTCTTCAACTTCATCGACCGCCCTTGGCTGAACGGAAAACTGCTGCGCTCCAAAGGTTTTTTCTGGTTGGCAAGCAAGCCGAATGACGCCGGCAGTTGGTCGCAGGCCGGTGGCTTGATGCGTCATGGTTTTGCCGGGCGCTGGTGGCGTTTTGTGCCGAAAGACCAGTGGCCGCAAGATCAGGAAAGCACCGTGGCGATTATGGAAAACTGGACGCCGAGCGTCGGAGACTGCCGTCAGGAACTGGTGTTTATTGGCCAAAACATCAATTTCCCGCAGCTATCAGACGAACTCGATGATTGCCTGCTGACCGACGAGGAAATGGCGCTCGGTGTGGAAGGCTGGCGGTTGCTGGTGGATCCGTTCGGCCCTTGGCACGCAGAGGTGGCCTGATGCTCGCGTTGAAAATGCTCCAGGACCGGACGCGCCATCAGTATCAAGGCAATACGCCAAAAACGCTGATACGGATTCTTGAAGATGACGTAAACCTTGCCATCTGGCAGCGACAGCTACCGCTGCACATTGCCGAGTTTGCCAGTTTGCTACTGTCGCTCAACGAACCCTTGGCAGAGTCGTTGTACCTGGATATCACGGACGAGGACGTCGATCCTGACCTCAACGGGTTGGCTTCAAACTTTCGCGATCTGGAGGGCTACGAAGGCTTTATCGCTGACTTGAAATGGCTGGTCGGCGCGTTCGCCTGCCTGCTCGGCGCGCGACGCATTGGCCTGCGCTTGCGCGTGCTGGATAAAGCCATGTGCCCGCGTTTCCACGTCGATCATGTACCGGTGCGACTTATCACCA
Protein-coding sequences here:
- the cfaB gene encoding C17 cyclopropane fatty acid synthase CfaB, which encodes MLAQLPPALQNLQLPLRLRLWDGHEFNLGPTPSVTIVVKDPQMVTQFTHPSLDALGAAFVEGKLELEGSISEVIRVCDELSNALLGEDDDSQPVRSVHDKETDAKAISYHYDLSNAFYQLWLDSDMAYSCAYFETGSETLEQAQQAKFRHLCRKLRLQSGDYLLDVGCGWGGLARYAAREFGAKVFGITLSKEQLELARERVKAEGLEDQIELQLLDYRDLPQDGRFDKVVSVGMFEHVGHANLAEYCKTLFGAVKEGGLVMNHGITAKHTDGRPVGRGAGDFIEKYVFPNGELPHLAMISAEISEAGLEIVDVESLRLHYARTLDHWSERLEDNLEAAGKLVPDQALRIWRLYLAGCAYAFARGWINLHQILAVKAHADGSHELPWTRDDIYHP
- the cls gene encoding cardiolipin synthase — encoded protein: MDYFGPHIFGYLIALIHTLGLIAAIHAVLTVRTAQGSIAWALSLIFIPYLTLIPYLVFGRSTFDGYIKARRQANEQMRQAISELNWRPWVEEALTARASNAYASLRAMPKLGRMPCLANNEVRLLVNGTATFEAIFHAIEQAKEAVLIQFFIIHDDRLGQRLRDLLLKKATEGVAIHLLYDRIGSHALPHSYVQALRDGGVEVKAFATRSGWLNRFQVNFRNHRKIVVVDGVLGFVGGHNVGDEYLGEKPPLAPWRDTHVQVRGPVVACMQESFAEDWFWAARALPPLILPDEYPDDGVLCQLLASGPADAYETCSLFFVEAIHAATERVWITSPYFIPDEAVFAALRLAVLRGVDVRLLLPSRPDHRIVYAASSLYAFEAVRAGVRVFRYEPGFLHQKVVLIDSEISAIGSANLDNRSFRLNFEVMLLTVDSAFAATVENMLIADFEQSYEIAKEESREIHRLQQLGMRIARLISPIL
- a CDS encoding DUF3617 domain-containing protein; the encoded protein is MNVRLLGLALGLGLALPVIAQAQMLQPGLWEMTSSNVKVDDQPMDVQSILGQLQGQMTPQQRAALEKNGINIGGKGIRACLTPEQVATNDIPLADPQSGCKQQITERSGNQWKFRFSCPKAQGTGVATFLSDREFTTIANGTFNAIGINQKGSLETRAVWLGQDCGTVKPRA
- a CDS encoding dihydroorotase, whose translation is MSSVLIRNARLVNEGREFDSDLLVSNGRIVKIGRSIEGENAAVEIDASGQWLLPGMIDDQVHFREPGAPAKGSIHTESRAAVAGGITSFMDMPNTHPATLTLEALADKKRRAAISSVANYGFHFGVSQNNLDTVAALNPCEVAGVKVFMGASTGNMLVDDPQILERLFADVPTILLAHCEHTPSIDANAASLRERVGEHLPPEAHALIRNAETCYRSSSLAVDLARRHGTRLHVLHLTTARELALFEDKPLAQKRITAEVCLHHLLFDDRDYPDLGNLIKCNPAIKTQSDRDALREALLSNRLDVIGSDHAPHTWAEKQRPYAEAPSGLPLVQHALPALLELVADGVLPMTTLVAKTSHRVADLFAIPDRGYLREGYWADLVLIQPQMLEVSRQPILSQCGWTPFAGRSFRHRVSTTLVSGQIAWHESRVNDGCRGLPLRFMR
- a CDS encoding carbonate dehydratase; this translates as MIRRNPSGDLPQIAESAYVDKTAIICGKVVIGENVFVGPYAVIRADEVDASGEMEPITIGANSNIQDGVVIHSKSGAAVTIGQYTSIAHRSIVHGPCVVGDRVFIGFNSVLFNCVVGNGCVVRHNSVVDGRDLPDAFYVPSTTRIGPNTDLSLFPPVSVSASEFSEDVARTNVDLVRGYKALQNEF
- a CDS encoding metal ABC transporter substrate-binding protein, which gives rise to MRVLLVLFSLMLSMSISAAEKLPVVTSFSILADMVHQVGGEHIQITNLVGPDADAHTYEPTPDDAKALLKAKLIIKNGLGFEPWLDRLVTSTDTQAAVISASHGVIPRSLDEDGETVPDPHAWHNLANAELYIANITKALIAADPTNKADYERNSQTYLKQIYALLAEAKTKLGSLPPGNRKIVTSHDAFGYLGQAYGIDFMAPQGLSTEREPSAAEVAALITQIRQAKVKAVFMENIKDARLLKQIADESGAHIGGTLYSDALAASGPASTFTGLFEYNLNTLYDALSKP
- a CDS encoding metal ABC transporter permease produces the protein MLTVALWQPFNEFVFMRRALLGGLVLACSTAPLGVFLILRRMSLIGDAIAHGILPGAALGFWFAGLSLPALTLGGLGAGLSMAGIAAWITRRTGLREDASLAAIYPISLASGVLILGIAGKRLDLLHLLFGSALAVDGPTLTGMLWVSAVSLIAMVLIYKPLLLDTLDPLFLRTVSRLGPLAHGVFLTLVVLNLVIGFQAIGALMVVGLMMLPAAASRFWSRRLPVLIAIAALLGCLSVWLGLLLSFYYSLPSGPAIVLVAGAGYLLSVVFGPVHGLLRRPPLLTSQ
- a CDS encoding ATP-binding cassette domain-containing protein, which encodes MIRCQHLSWGAPGQPLTSPLTLEFESGSLTAIIGANGCGKSSLLKVIAGLQKPLAGQVTLSVPRQSGVSFLPQQQHLDRQFPISLQELVAAGFWGRRLSTQLRAQRLATALDAWHLNGLDNRSLMALSGGELQRALLARLSLTDSPVLLLDEPHAALDELGQQLLWQHIQAWQAEGRTLVVVCHDLTAVRQHIPKTLLIKNRDCVYGSSAELIQQSPHMQVA
- the folE2 gene encoding GTP cyclohydrolase FolE2; this translates as MNSLTLPDIAAQSARQALPLEWVGMCGIALPVLLDGQRLIAKADAGVSLDDGEARGIHMSRLYLALESLEKESLCPALLRRVLQHFLDSHDGLSSNAYLNIHTDLMLRRPAMVSPLAGWKSYPAIISVSLKNTVFHVELKIDVPYSSTCPCSAALARQLIQQQFVNDFANKPLQHAEVLTWLGSSQGIVATPHSQRSTAQLHVHLDEFIDELPLSAIINDAEAALGTAVQTAVKRADEQAFALANGQNLMFCEDAARRLNLALRRSPGVSAFHLRVIHAESLHAHDAVAESTWRRELA
- a CDS encoding N-acetylmuramoyl-L-alanine amidase, encoding MHRRRLLNLILASAAFALPIGASASSAQIRQARIWRSAEKLRLVFDLSAAVRYKAFSLGAPERLIIDVSGATLNGDLSQLALSDTVIRSIRSGQTGLDDTRIVLDLKAPVLLNSFLLAPQDGQGHRLVLDLVSAKQESIVAMVPRETPAIKAHRKRDIIVVVDPGHGGKDPGAVGAKGEREKDVVLSIAQLLARRLKKEKGFDVKLVRNDDFFVPLRKRVEIARQHKADMFISVHADAAPRLTASGASVYCLSEGGATSATARFMAQRENGADLLGATSLLNLKDKDPMLAGVILDMSMNATIAASLQLGSTILESLAGITALHQKRVEQAGFAVLKSPDVPSILVETGFISNARDSQRLVTQRHQQAIADGLYEGVQRYFQKNPPIDSFLAWQQEQQKGLV
- a CDS encoding glutamine synthetase: MKEALKCSILSLALLAATNAWGQNPALATCTRSANLLACMDAEGNAYSVNSIGNTLYLRGFERNGQRYWAQTNSRFGQLTFFTGIASDGEAWVGYTRRVGWTTINRFSSSGGSSAKFTCSRITGC